A window of the Heliomicrobium gestii genome harbors these coding sequences:
- the accC gene encoding acetyl-CoA carboxylase biotin carboxylase subunit yields the protein MGHHSFFNKILIANRGEIAVRIIRACKELGIQTVAVYSEIDKDALHVKLADEAYCVGPAPSNRSYLNIPNIISAATVSGAEAIHPGFGFLSENAYFAEICETCKIKFIGPTSKAIESMGSKAVARETMIKAGVRVVPGSESIVTKAEDAEKIAEEIGYPVMIKASAGGGGRGMRIAHSDKDLINALQTAQAEAEAAFGNNAVYIEKYIEEPRHIEFQIMADQYGNTVYLGERDCSIQRRNQKLLEEAPSPALSPELRKEMGEQAVLAAKSVNYVNAGTVEFLLDKHGQYYFIEMNTRIQVEHPVTELITNIDLIKEQIRVSAGEPLGYTQEDIVINGHAIECRINAEDPSRNFMPSPGKITAYHPPGGPGVRLDSAAYAGYSIPPTYDSMIGKLIVWGRDRNEAIARMQRALDEFVIEGVKTTIPFQQKVLGNAFFQRGEVYTNFIQRRMLGE from the coding sequence ATGGGACACCACAGCTTCTTTAACAAGATCCTGATCGCCAACCGGGGCGAGATCGCCGTCCGCATCATACGCGCCTGCAAGGAACTGGGCATCCAGACGGTAGCCGTCTACTCGGAGATCGACAAGGACGCCCTGCATGTAAAACTGGCCGATGAAGCCTATTGCGTTGGACCGGCGCCCTCAAACCGCAGTTATTTGAATATCCCCAACATCATCAGCGCCGCCACCGTTTCCGGCGCCGAAGCCATCCACCCCGGCTTCGGCTTCCTCTCGGAAAACGCCTACTTCGCCGAGATCTGCGAGACCTGCAAGATCAAATTCATCGGACCCACTTCCAAGGCCATTGAGTCGATGGGTTCCAAGGCCGTCGCGCGGGAGACGATGATCAAAGCGGGCGTCCGTGTCGTCCCCGGTTCCGAGTCCATCGTTACCAAGGCGGAAGACGCTGAGAAGATCGCTGAGGAGATCGGCTATCCCGTCATGATCAAGGCATCGGCCGGCGGCGGCGGTCGGGGCATGCGCATCGCCCACTCCGACAAAGACCTCATCAACGCCCTCCAGACGGCCCAGGCGGAGGCGGAAGCCGCTTTCGGCAACAACGCCGTCTACATCGAAAAATACATCGAAGAGCCGCGCCACATCGAGTTTCAGATCATGGCCGACCAGTACGGCAACACGGTCTACCTGGGCGAGCGGGACTGCTCCATCCAGCGGCGGAACCAGAAGCTGCTGGAAGAAGCGCCTTCGCCGGCCCTTTCGCCGGAACTGCGCAAGGAGATGGGCGAACAGGCTGTCCTGGCCGCCAAGTCTGTCAACTACGTCAATGCCGGGACTGTCGAGTTCCTGCTGGACAAGCATGGCCAGTATTATTTCATCGAGATGAACACCCGCATCCAGGTCGAGCATCCTGTCACGGAGCTGATCACCAACATCGACCTGATCAAGGAGCAGATCCGTGTCTCCGCCGGCGAGCCCTTGGGCTACACCCAAGAGGACATCGTCATCAACGGCCATGCCATCGAATGCCGGATCAACGCGGAAGATCCGAGCCGCAATTTCATGCCGAGCCCCGGCAAGATCACGGCCTACCATCCCCCCGGCGGCCCGGGGGTCCGCCTTGACAGCGCCGCCTATGCCGGATACAGCATCCCGCCCACCTACGACTCCATGATCGGAAAGCTGATCGTCTGGGGCCGTGATCGCAATGAAGCCATCGCTCGCATGCAGCGCGCCCTTGATGAATTTGTCATCGAAGGCGTCAAGACGACGATCCCCTTCCAACAAAAAGTGTTGGGCAATGCCTTCTTCCAGCGCGGTGAGGTATACACCAATTTCATCCAGCGGCGGATGCTGGGAGAATAG
- the accB gene encoding acetyl-CoA carboxylase biotin carboxyl carrier protein, giving the protein MQEQRRVKITETTLRDGHQSLWATRMRLEDMLPIVEKMDKVGYHSVEVWGGATFDVCMRYLNEDPWERLRILKKHFRRTPLQMLLRGQSLVGYTHYPDDVVEAFVHKSVENGIDIIRIFDALNDIRNMEAPMRHAKNAGAHVQAAIVYTISPVHTMEHYVETAIQLAEMGADSLCIKDMAGLLLPFKSRELVTMIKEKVDLPLQLHTHYIGGMAVGALLKGVEAGADIIDCAALPLAFGPSQPPVETLVRAFSDTPYDPGLDIHRIFEITQYFEDLRKRLGYKRGITGLNDMLVFDHQVPGGMITNLITQLEEQKARHRLNEVLNEMPKVRADFGYPPLVTPTSQIVGTQAVLNVLTGERYKLVPGEVKGYVKGLYGKPPATIRQDLVTKILKDDKQIDCRPADLLEPAMDRVRREMGPLAQSEEDVLSYALFPQVALKFFDYRKNPQAHVVAPIVQNQEDPPAPLPGGDQSATLRGKAQKEDMKVNVQEIKELIQVLNGTDIAELQVECDGVKVAIRKGSAIHAPATAPVMVSAPVAVASAPAAEAAAPAPKPAADQAKNPNVVAITSPMVGTFYRAPAPDARPYVEKGSKVDTGSTVCIIEAMKLMNEIEAEIKGTIVDILVENGAPVEYGQTLFLVEKA; this is encoded by the coding sequence GTGCAAGAGCAACGCAGAGTTAAAATCACCGAGACGACACTGCGGGACGGCCACCAGAGCCTGTGGGCCACCCGTATGCGCTTGGAGGACATGCTCCCCATCGTCGAAAAAATGGACAAGGTGGGCTATCATTCCGTAGAGGTTTGGGGCGGCGCCACCTTTGACGTCTGCATGCGGTACCTGAATGAGGATCCCTGGGAACGGTTGCGGATCTTGAAAAAGCATTTTCGCCGCACCCCCTTGCAGATGCTTCTGCGGGGCCAGTCCCTCGTCGGTTACACCCATTACCCCGATGATGTGGTTGAAGCCTTTGTCCACAAATCTGTCGAAAACGGCATCGACATCATTCGCATTTTTGACGCATTGAATGATATCCGTAACATGGAAGCGCCCATGCGTCACGCCAAAAACGCCGGCGCCCATGTGCAGGCGGCGATCGTCTACACAATCAGCCCGGTCCACACGATGGAGCACTACGTCGAAACGGCCATCCAACTGGCCGAGATGGGCGCCGACTCCCTTTGCATCAAGGATATGGCCGGATTGCTTCTGCCCTTCAAATCGCGGGAACTGGTCACCATGATCAAAGAGAAGGTGGACCTTCCCCTTCAACTGCACACCCACTACATCGGCGGCATGGCCGTCGGCGCACTCCTGAAAGGCGTCGAAGCCGGCGCCGATATCATCGACTGCGCCGCCCTGCCCTTGGCCTTCGGTCCTTCCCAGCCGCCTGTGGAGACGCTGGTGCGGGCCTTCAGCGACACCCCCTACGATCCGGGCCTCGACATCCATCGCATCTTCGAGATCACCCAGTACTTTGAAGACCTGCGCAAGCGCCTTGGCTACAAACGGGGGATCACCGGCCTGAACGATATGCTCGTCTTCGACCATCAGGTCCCCGGCGGGATGATCACCAACCTGATCACCCAACTGGAGGAGCAAAAGGCTCGCCATCGCTTGAATGAAGTCTTGAATGAAATGCCCAAGGTGCGGGCCGATTTCGGCTACCCGCCTCTTGTTACCCCCACCAGCCAGATTGTGGGCACCCAGGCTGTGCTGAACGTCCTGACGGGCGAGCGGTACAAACTGGTCCCTGGCGAGGTAAAGGGATATGTGAAAGGTCTCTACGGGAAACCGCCGGCGACGATCCGGCAGGACCTGGTGACCAAGATCCTCAAGGACGACAAACAGATCGACTGCCGTCCCGCCGACCTGCTCGAACCGGCTATGGATCGCGTCCGTCGCGAAATGGGCCCGCTGGCCCAGAGCGAAGAGGATGTCCTCTCCTATGCCCTCTTCCCGCAGGTGGCGCTGAAGTTTTTCGACTATCGGAAAAACCCGCAAGCCCACGTGGTCGCCCCGATCGTTCAGAATCAGGAAGACCCGCCGGCTCCCCTGCCTGGGGGAGACCAGTCCGCAACCCTTAGAGGGAAAGCGCAGAAGGAGGATATGAAGGTGAACGTCCAAGAGATCAAAGAACTCATTCAGGTTCTGAACGGTACGGACATTGCCGAATTGCAAGTAGAGTGTGACGGTGTCAAGGTCGCCATCCGCAAGGGATCGGCCATCCATGCGCCTGCCACCGCCCCTGTGATGGTGAGCGCCCCCGTCGCAGTTGCCTCTGCGCCTGCAGCGGAAGCTGCCGCTCCGGCGCCGAAACCGGCCGCCGATCAGGCCAAGAATCCGAATGTCGTCGCCATCACCTCGCCCATGGTGGGCACGTTCTACCGCGCTCCGGCCCCCGACGCCCGCCCCTATGTGGAAAAGGGCAGCAAAGTGGACACCGGCTCCACGGTCTGCATCATTGAAGCGATGAAGCTGATGAACGAGATCGAAGCCGAAATCAAAGGAACCATTGTCGACATCCTCGTGGAAAACGGCGCGCCCGTCGAATACGGCCAAACCCTTTTCCTCGTTGAAAAAGCCTGA
- a CDS encoding SpoIIIAH-like family protein has product MRIRIVKKPSWLPEPSQWPARKLFALLAGFLVMTAGCVGVYSVSDLVFSEALKESSRIIGDSATSAPPTPLTSLTSPTPLTPSTPSTTPTPSVNRAVTLSAGPALPNPAQFQHKGPDFFSEYRMERERVRSQQIEILQEIVRNDQSSGETRKEAQKKLLQISEQIKKEMETERLLIANDYRDAVALIQGNTVSVIVAARELTPADKGKIAELVARSTGVKAGDVAVMNR; this is encoded by the coding sequence ATGAGGATCCGGATCGTCAAAAAACCGTCCTGGCTGCCGGAACCGTCTCAGTGGCCTGCCCGTAAGCTTTTCGCCCTGCTGGCAGGCTTCCTCGTCATGACGGCCGGTTGTGTGGGCGTCTATTCGGTGAGTGATCTAGTGTTTTCCGAAGCTTTAAAAGAAAGCAGTCGGATCATCGGCGATTCGGCAACCTCGGCGCCACCAACACCGCTAACGTCGCTAACGTCGCCAACGCCGCTAACACCGTCAACACCGTCAACGACACCTACACCTTCCGTCAACAGGGCGGTGACCTTGTCGGCCGGGCCGGCGCTGCCCAACCCCGCCCAGTTCCAGCACAAAGGGCCGGACTTTTTTTCCGAATACCGGATGGAGCGGGAGCGCGTGCGCAGCCAGCAGATCGAAATCCTTCAGGAGATCGTCCGCAACGACCAATCCTCCGGTGAGACGCGCAAAGAAGCCCAAAAAAAACTGCTCCAGATCAGCGAGCAGATAAAAAAAGAGATGGAGACGGAACGGTTGCTCATCGCCAACGACTACCGGGACGCCGTTGCCCTGATCCAGGGCAACACCGTGTCGGTCATCGTCGCCGCCCGGGAATTGACGCCGGCCGACAAAGGAAAGATCGCCGAACTGGTTGCCCGTTCGACAGGGGTGAAGGCGGGAGATGTTGCCGTCATGAACCGGTAA
- a CDS encoding stage III sporulation protein AH gives MNWLKQPKDKLLAVLAVALLLGVTLMMADERPQGAGIWPGKETAPASSTPAVDVAKTGRGAELASQERLLSDRVSNAVSKIEGVGATEVVVSLAQGTRSEYATNNNANNKKIEEKDKSGGTRVTSDSTDSRTVVVVKESSAAKEQPVVVREMRYEIAGVLVVAEGAKDAAVRQNISRAVCTLLDIPAHKVSVFPREEKR, from the coding sequence ATGAACTGGCTGAAGCAGCCAAAAGACAAGCTGTTGGCCGTGCTCGCCGTTGCGTTGCTTCTCGGCGTCACCCTGATGATGGCCGACGAACGCCCGCAGGGGGCCGGCATCTGGCCGGGGAAAGAGACGGCGCCTGCGTCGTCGACACCAGCCGTCGATGTGGCCAAGACCGGCCGGGGAGCGGAACTGGCGTCTCAAGAACGGCTGTTGAGTGACCGCGTCTCCAACGCTGTGTCTAAAATCGAGGGCGTCGGCGCCACTGAGGTCGTCGTCAGCCTCGCTCAGGGCACCCGGTCTGAATACGCCACCAACAACAACGCCAACAACAAGAAGATCGAGGAAAAGGACAAATCCGGCGGCACACGGGTAACCTCGGACAGCACAGACAGCCGTACGGTCGTGGTGGTCAAGGAGAGCAGCGCCGCCAAGGAGCAGCCGGTCGTAGTGCGGGAGATGCGCTACGAGATCGCCGGCGTTCTCGTTGTCGCCGAGGGGGCCAAGGACGCCGCTGTGCGCCAGAACATCAGCCGGGCCGTCTGCACCCTGCTGGATATCCCGGCCCACAAGGTCAGCGTCTTTCCCCGGGAGGAAAAACGATGA
- a CDS encoding stage III sporulation protein AF, translating into MVLIILVGTLLDMLLPNGRLQSLVRLVAGLFIMVAVLNPIMSWVNKNNWSATLGGDMPVQEVNGYDEIRRKGEALREEGLSQAREEAQSRLRRQVEALVGLKPGVKAAAAQVELGGQSASKTGIGQITVTLRPDDSREGEKEAVASVMVEDIHSAAAPTSTTPPKRDATAQEIVRTLSGFYGIPPERIRVLWESGRQSE; encoded by the coding sequence GTGGTGCTGATCATCCTGGTGGGCACGCTGCTGGACATGCTCCTGCCCAACGGCCGGTTGCAGTCGCTGGTCCGGTTGGTGGCGGGACTGTTCATCATGGTGGCCGTGCTCAACCCGATCATGAGTTGGGTGAATAAAAACAATTGGTCCGCCACACTGGGCGGGGACATGCCTGTGCAAGAGGTCAACGGTTACGACGAGATTCGTCGCAAGGGCGAGGCGTTGCGCGAAGAAGGGCTTTCCCAGGCCCGCGAGGAGGCACAAAGCCGCTTGCGGCGCCAGGTGGAGGCGCTGGTTGGGCTCAAGCCAGGGGTGAAGGCGGCGGCGGCCCAGGTGGAACTGGGCGGGCAGTCGGCGTCCAAGACAGGGATCGGCCAGATCACCGTGACCCTGCGGCCTGATGATTCCCGTGAAGGGGAGAAAGAAGCGGTGGCGTCGGTGATGGTGGAGGATATTCACTCCGCTGCCGCCCCGACCTCAACGACGCCGCCGAAGAGGGATGCGACGGCCCAGGAGATCGTCCGGACCCTGTCTGGTTTCTACGGCATCCCGCCCGAACGGATTCGGGTGTTGTGGGAATCAGGGAGACAGTCGGAATGA
- the spoIIIAE gene encoding stage III sporulation protein AE, whose product MRRATQGRVSLLHLWHPASGDRGAYRAILGLLMFVLLVTQFATIPSPALAEGLPLSQASAAPANLSPTATGSEASNGSPEPAPTVDLTEFQRVLDELERDKGKYLPSLNPRTIMEDIRSGRVSLSVGEVYHGVMGYLFQEVLANTALLGELIILAVVVAVLNHFQSSFESGAVSKVAFAVGYMVLITIAIHSFHTALQTGRGAIEDMVRFMQAVLPVLLTLLTAMGGFASGALFHPVIFGSITLISTLIKDWIFPLILFSAALGILNHVSPQFKVKNLQNLIKDGYKLAMGLFITIFLGVISIYGAVGAVADGLTLRTAKYATDALLPVVGGLVADSFEVIVNSSLLLKNGIGLIGLVIIAILCVLPSLKLLALVLIYRLAGALLQPIGDSPVADSLETIGGSLTLVFGAVAAVGLMFFLALTIVVGAGNLTVMLR is encoded by the coding sequence ATGAGGAGGGCAACGCAGGGGCGGGTGAGCCTTCTACACCTCTGGCACCCGGCGAGCGGCGACAGGGGGGCCTATCGAGCCATCTTGGGCCTATTGATGTTTGTTTTACTGGTGACGCAATTTGCAACGATTCCCTCACCGGCCCTAGCGGAGGGGCTCCCGCTTTCCCAGGCGTCTGCCGCGCCGGCCAATCTCTCTCCCACTGCAACTGGGTCTGAGGCATCGAATGGCAGCCCCGAGCCAGCCCCGACCGTCGACCTCACGGAGTTTCAGCGGGTCCTCGACGAGTTGGAGCGGGACAAGGGCAAATACCTTCCTTCGCTCAACCCGCGCACGATCATGGAGGATATCCGGAGCGGGCGGGTGAGCCTCTCTGTCGGTGAAGTCTATCACGGCGTCATGGGGTACCTCTTTCAGGAGGTGCTGGCCAATACGGCGCTGCTGGGGGAACTGATCATCCTGGCCGTCGTCGTCGCCGTCCTCAACCACTTCCAGTCGTCCTTTGAGTCGGGAGCGGTCTCCAAGGTTGCCTTTGCCGTGGGCTACATGGTCTTGATCACCATCGCCATCCACAGCTTCCATACGGCGCTCCAGACGGGGCGGGGGGCCATTGAGGATATGGTTCGATTTATGCAGGCTGTCCTGCCGGTGCTGCTCACCCTGTTGACGGCCATGGGCGGTTTTGCCTCAGGGGCGCTCTTTCATCCCGTCATTTTTGGGAGCATCACCCTGATCAGCACCTTGATCAAGGATTGGATTTTTCCCCTCATCCTGTTTTCTGCCGCCCTGGGCATCCTCAATCATGTGTCGCCTCAGTTTAAGGTAAAAAACCTGCAAAACTTGATCAAAGACGGCTACAAGCTGGCCATGGGCCTGTTCATCACCATCTTCCTGGGCGTCATCAGCATCTACGGCGCTGTAGGGGCCGTTGCCGACGGCCTGACATTGCGGACGGCCAAGTATGCCACCGATGCCTTGCTGCCAGTGGTGGGCGGTCTCGTCGCCGACAGTTTTGAGGTGATCGTCAATTCTTCACTGCTGCTGAAAAACGGCATCGGCCTCATCGGGTTGGTGATCATCGCCATCCTCTGCGTCCTGCCGTCACTGAAACTCCTGGCCCTGGTGCTGATCTACCGGTTGGCGGGCGCCCTGCTCCAGCCCATCGGCGACAGCCCTGTCGCCGACAGCCTGGAGACGATCGGCGGCAGCCTGACCCTGGTCTTTGGCGCCGTCGCCGCCGTAGGGCTCATGTTTTTTCTGGCGCTCACCATCGTCGTCGGGGCCGGCAACCTGACGGTTATGTTGCGGTAG
- the spoIIIAD gene encoding stage III sporulation protein AD, translating into MEILQVVGVGIIATIFLVILRKQRPELAVQLSIAAGVILFLFVLAKISAVIQVLEDLANKAQINRYYLTTLLKIVGIAYIAEFGSQICRDAGESTIATKVEMAAKILVMVLALPILLALMDSLMSLLPRGGPS; encoded by the coding sequence GTGGAGATTCTGCAGGTTGTCGGGGTGGGCATCATCGCGACCATCTTTTTGGTCATCCTGCGCAAGCAGCGGCCGGAACTGGCGGTCCAACTGAGCATTGCCGCCGGGGTGATCCTATTTTTGTTTGTGCTGGCCAAGATTTCAGCTGTCATTCAAGTCCTGGAGGATCTGGCCAACAAGGCGCAGATCAACCGGTACTACCTGACGACGCTGTTGAAGATTGTCGGCATCGCCTATATCGCCGAATTCGGGTCGCAGATCTGCCGGGACGCCGGTGAGTCGACGATCGCCACAAAGGTGGAGATGGCGGCCAAAATCCTGGTGATGGTGCTGGCGTTGCCGATCCTGCTGGCTTTGATGGATTCGCTGATGAGCCTGCTTCCCCGGGGTGGTCCCTCATGA
- the spoIIIAC gene encoding stage III sporulation protein AC, with amino-acid sequence MNMLQIFQIAGIGIVVAIFYSILKEAKREELAQLLAISGVALVTLMVLRLISDLFDQVRSVFSLY; translated from the coding sequence ATGAACATGCTGCAGATCTTTCAGATTGCCGGCATCGGCATCGTCGTCGCCATTTTTTATTCCATATTGAAAGAGGCAAAACGGGAAGAATTGGCGCAACTGCTGGCGATCAGCGGCGTGGCGCTGGTGACGCTCATGGTCCTTCGCCTGATCAGCGACCTCTTTGACCAGGTCCGGTCGGTCTTCTCCCTCTATTAA
- a CDS encoding stage III sporulation protein AB: MGKLVGAALIVGAFSAGGFMTARDLRRRKQILASLQSALAMLATEIAFRATRLPEALAQVSETAGSPVKALFAEAGRRLREAEGQAASEIWLLAVEEWLHTTPLKGSDGEELARLALGLGAAPREDQLHRIEEVKNRLTCLESEAWETENRMGKVWSYGGVLFGAAVVLAIW, translated from the coding sequence ATGGGGAAACTGGTCGGCGCGGCGCTGATCGTCGGCGCCTTCTCGGCCGGCGGGTTCATGACGGCAAGGGATCTCCGGCGGCGAAAACAGATCCTGGCGTCGTTGCAATCGGCCTTAGCGATGTTGGCAACGGAAATCGCCTTCCGGGCAACCCGCCTGCCGGAGGCGCTGGCCCAGGTCAGCGAAACGGCCGGTTCGCCCGTGAAAGCGCTTTTTGCTGAGGCGGGCCGTCGATTGCGCGAGGCAGAGGGACAAGCGGCGTCGGAAATCTGGCTGCTGGCGGTGGAGGAGTGGCTGCACACGACGCCTTTGAAAGGATCCGATGGGGAAGAGTTGGCCCGTTTGGCCCTGGGTCTGGGCGCCGCGCCGCGCGAGGACCAGCTGCACCGCATCGAAGAGGTGAAAAACCGACTGACTTGTCTGGAGAGCGAAGCGTGGGAGACGGAGAACCGGATGGGAAAAGTCTGGTCCTACGGGGGTGTCCTGTTCGGGGCCGCCGTTGTCCTGGCCATTTGGTGA
- the spoIIIAA gene encoding stage III sporulation protein AA, translated as MRWRLSSGSDGAAIFDEQVSSGRMDPTKVCQDGRGEDERARIALPGVVHESANAHWTVRLLPYLAPSLRSLLTEQLATQPRWLDEMTEIRLRVGRPVALCGRMGDQLLRPVSEEELVQTIHLIAHCSVYALEQEFRQGYLTLPGGHRVGLAGRVVLEAGRVKTIHPVSSLNIRIARQFPGVADPLLPRLLSADRGIFFSTLLISPPGGGKTTLLRDIIRQISAGRPEIGLPGMTVGLVDERSEVAACYHGCPQNDVGPRTDVLDGCPKAEGLLRLLRSMGPQVLATDEIGREEDVRAVEEAVHSGVTLLATAHGRSREEVLTRPGLERMLRWNVFQRLVVLSRREGPGTVEGLYDAGGNPIEEGEPWGNWSARR; from the coding sequence ATGCGTTGGCGCCTAAGCAGCGGTTCTGATGGGGCGGCGATTTTCGATGAACAGGTCTCCTCTGGGCGAATGGATCCGACCAAGGTCTGTCAAGACGGTCGAGGGGAAGACGAAAGGGCACGTATCGCGTTGCCGGGAGTGGTGCATGAGAGCGCCAATGCACATTGGACCGTTCGGCTGCTCCCTTACCTGGCGCCATCGCTTCGATCCCTCCTGACGGAACAATTGGCGACACAGCCGAGGTGGCTCGATGAGATGACCGAAATCCGACTCCGTGTGGGCCGACCGGTGGCCCTCTGCGGCCGGATGGGTGATCAACTGTTGCGACCTGTCTCCGAAGAAGAACTCGTCCAAACCATCCATCTGATCGCCCATTGCTCGGTCTACGCTTTGGAGCAAGAGTTCCGGCAGGGCTACTTAACATTGCCGGGCGGACACCGGGTCGGCCTCGCCGGCCGGGTGGTTCTGGAAGCGGGGCGGGTAAAAACGATTCATCCCGTTTCATCGTTGAATATCCGCATCGCCCGCCAGTTTCCCGGTGTCGCCGATCCCCTGTTGCCCCGATTGCTTTCTGCTGATAGGGGGATTTTTTTTTCCACCCTGCTCATCTCTCCCCCAGGCGGGGGAAAGACGACACTGCTTCGGGATATCATCCGCCAGATCAGCGCGGGGCGACCGGAAATCGGTCTGCCAGGCATGACGGTGGGCCTGGTGGACGAGCGTTCCGAGGTGGCGGCCTGTTATCACGGCTGCCCGCAAAATGACGTCGGTCCCCGGACCGATGTGCTGGACGGTTGTCCCAAGGCGGAGGGGCTGCTGCGCCTGCTTCGTTCGATGGGACCCCAGGTGTTGGCCACCGATGAGATTGGTCGGGAAGAGGATGTGCGGGCTGTCGAGGAAGCCGTCCATAGCGGCGTCACCCTGCTGGCCACCGCCCATGGGCGAAGCCGGGAAGAAGTCCTCACACGTCCGGGGTTGGAACGGATGTTGAGGTGGAATGTCTTTCAGCGCCTCGTCGTCCTCAGCCGCCGGGAAGGGCCCGGCACCGTTGAAGGGCTGTACGATGCCGGCGGAAATCCTATCGAGGAGGGGGAACCATGGGGAAACTGGTCGGCGCGGCGCTGA
- a CDS encoding CD1247 N-terminal domain-containing protein codes for MQKLRQRISYLQGLAEGMNVGASSREGRLLTEMLQVLGDMADSIDTLKAEQERLDEIVESMDDDLFQLEQDMYEDDEEEDDDDDDIVEIACPSCHENITFDAELLDDDDYLEVTCPSCRQVIFIQEGDEDMEERIIAGAGEECHCDCDEGAHHPQTH; via the coding sequence TTGCAGAAGTTACGCCAGCGTATCTCCTACCTGCAAGGTCTGGCAGAGGGCATGAACGTAGGGGCCAGTTCCCGGGAAGGGCGACTGCTCACGGAAATGTTGCAAGTGCTCGGCGACATGGCTGACTCCATCGACACGCTGAAAGCCGAGCAAGAACGCCTGGATGAGATCGTCGAAAGCATGGACGACGACCTCTTCCAATTGGAGCAGGATATGTACGAAGATGATGAGGAGGAGGACGATGATGACGACGATATCGTCGAAATCGCCTGCCCCTCCTGTCATGAGAACATCACCTTTGACGCGGAGTTGCTCGATGACGATGACTACCTGGAAGTGACCTGCCCCTCCTGCCGGCAGGTGATCTTCATCCAGGAAGGCGACGAGGATATGGAAGAGCGGATCATCGCAGGCGCAGGAGAGGAGTGCCACTGCGACTGCGACGAAGGGGCTCATCACCCCCAAACCCATTAG
- the efp gene encoding elongation factor P, with the protein MISSNDFRTGSTIELDGDAFVVIEFQHVKPGKGAAFVRTKLKNIKTGSVVERTFRAGEKVPKARLERRQMQYLYSDADESYTFMDVENFEQIALQRKQIEEQLRFLKENMNVHVLTWNGNLMGVELPNTVELKVAATEPGVRGDTATGGSKPATLETGAIVQVPFFINEGETLIIDTRTGAYVSRA; encoded by the coding sequence ATGATCTCATCCAACGATTTTCGGACGGGTTCGACGATCGAACTCGACGGCGACGCTTTCGTCGTCATCGAATTCCAGCACGTCAAGCCTGGCAAAGGCGCCGCCTTCGTGCGGACGAAACTGAAGAACATCAAGACCGGTTCCGTGGTGGAACGCACCTTCCGGGCCGGTGAAAAAGTGCCCAAGGCCCGCCTGGAGCGCCGCCAGATGCAGTACCTCTACAGCGACGCCGACGAGTCCTACACCTTCATGGATGTGGAGAATTTCGAGCAGATCGCCCTGCAGCGCAAGCAGATCGAAGAGCAACTGCGCTTCCTGAAGGAAAACATGAACGTCCACGTGCTCACCTGGAACGGCAACCTGATGGGCGTCGAACTGCCCAACACGGTAGAACTGAAGGTGGCCGCCACCGAACCGGGCGTTCGCGGCGATACCGCCACGGGCGGCAGCAAGCCGGCCACCCTTGAAACGGGCGCTATCGTTCAGGTTCCCTTCTTTATCAATGAAGGGGAGACGCTGATCATCGACACCCGGACAGGCGCTTACGTTTCCCGCGCCTGA